In a genomic window of Rhododendron vialii isolate Sample 1 chromosome 12a, ASM3025357v1:
- the LOC131311465 gene encoding uncharacterized protein LOC131311465 yields the protein MESPNGCSRKAASKGVSLQELRERLAEFARVREWEQHHTPRNLLLALVGEVGELSEIFQWKGEVARGLPNWSPGDKEHLEEELSDVLLYLVQLADVCGIDLGQAALTKIVKNAQKYPVNPKPSPNYN from the exons ATGGAGAGTCCTAATGGGTGTTCAAGAAAGGCAGCTAGTAAGGGTGTTTCCCTTCAAGAACTAAGAGAGAGGCTTGCAGAGTTTGCTAGAGTCAGGGAATGGGAACAACATCACACCCCTAGGAATCTCCTTTTGGCTCTT gtaGGAGAGGTGGGGGAACTGTCAGAGATATTCCAGTGGAAGGGAGAAGTGGCAAGAGGATTACCCAATTGGAGCCCTGGTGACAAGGAGCATTTAGAGGAAGAGCTCTCTGATGTTTTGCTGTATCTTGTCCAATTAGCTGATGTTTGTGGCATTGATCTAGGCCAAGCTGCCCTAACAAAGATTGTCAAAAATGCTCAAAAGTACCCAGTTAACCCAAAACCCTCCCCCAACTACAACTAG